In Rosa rugosa chromosome 4, drRosRugo1.1, whole genome shotgun sequence, the genomic stretch TTAGCTATATTGAAAGACGCAAACTCGCATAGAAAGTTAGTATACAGAGTACAGCACctaaacaaaactgaaattaaagttATAGCCTAAAATTGTTTAAAGCAGCCAAGGACTGAGTGAGTTTAGACAGCAAGAAACTGGAATTTTACCTTACGTCACGTACCTCCGCCACTATGATCGAGCTGACAGAACCTCTCGTACAGAGAAACTATCTCCTGCTGCAAAACTACATAGGTCACGCACAGATCACACATCAATGACCTAATTAGTTTACCTTTGAAATCAAAGGCTTCTTGTTTATCTGAATACTCTGAGCTATAGAATCAATGAAAGTTTTCAAATGGCCAAAGACTATAACTTTACCACAAAAACCAACCGAAAATCAAACTCAAATCAGCAAACAACTTACCTCAAACCAGGCCAATTGATCACCACGATCAGAAACTCCAACACAAACAAAacccctgaaagattaaaaccCCTGAAAGTTCAAAACCAACGGAAACGGAAAACAAAAGCAATTAACCCATGCACACACATGCAGCACAAATATTTTATGAACTACTAAAAACAGAACAGCTGATACGAGGCTGCAAATACACCACCAATatggagagaaaataaaaaggaaaattacCTTTTGTAATACCATCTTGAACTCCAGGAGCTCATTGTATGATTGTCGAAGTCTTTCACTATTAGAGTTCATTTCAATTAGCTCATGTTCGTGCTCACCAAGTTGAAACTGGAATTAAGAAATACAAACATGAATGTTATCAGTTTACAAGAAATTGCTCCATGGATAAGGGTGCAATTGGTTAGTGCCATTTCAATTAGCTCATGTTCGTGCTCACCAAGTTGAAACTGGAATTAAGAAATACAAACATGAATGTTATCAGTTTACAAGAAATTGCTCCATGGATAAGGGTGCAATTGGTTAGTGCCATTTTAAACAATATGTTCCAGCTTAACATTACTATTACTCTTGCAAACTTAAAACTCAGAGGGAGGGAATACAGACAGAGAAAGAGGAAGAACAATGCTAGAGCAGTGATATAGAAATAGACCTCTAATTCCTCCAACTCAATATCTGGTTGTGAAACTGGACGTATAGACCCAAGCAGACCAGCTTTACTGATTTGATCCTTAAAAAAGCGCAGCTTTCTTGACATCTCTGCACATCGCTTCACCTATGGAAATCCTcacaaaaatagaaacaaataaaataaataatattgcTAACTGTGAACAACTTTGCCACCAACTATAGAATTATGATGATAAAACAATCATCAGTAACTTTTCAATGAAGTTGGTTTCAACTTCCAGATGTCATCAGAATTACGAATTTTATAAGTACATAAACAGTTTTCAATTAGTGTAGATTGCAGGTGGAGAAAACATACTATAGAATCATGCCCTAGTTTAAAATCCATAAATTGTTATCTTTGTTAAACAAGCACAATGGGAGCATACACAATCAAGTTTTAAATGTTGGACAACAGAGTAATCAATCGCTTACTTATTCTTCTAGATCGCTACTTaaacttcatgtcatgcaaGTAAAAAAACTGGTAGACTTGTTACACTCAATACCAAGGAAATTGCAAAAACCGGGCATTTAACATACAAGTATATACAAACATTCTGAAAACTGAAAATGTGAAACTATTTAAGCAAGATGCTGCTGTCCAAACTCAATACCAAGGAAATTGCAAAAACCGGGCATTTAACATACAAGTATATACAAACATTCTGAAAACTGAAAATGTGAAACTATTTAAGCAAGATGCTGCTGTCCAAAACATTGACATTGCAACTGTAGTCAAAGAGATCGAGTGGATACCTGATTAACAAAGGTTAGCTGGAAAGGGCTTTTATCAGCATTTAACtgcaaaagaaaagggaaaagagaaaaagaacatGACCATGAGTATATCAGTGCACATCAAAGAGACTGTATTTCAAATTCCTATGAAGAAACTATTAACCAgataccagaaaaaaaaaaaaaaagaatttcaaTGTTTTCTTAGCATGTTTCAAATGCAAAAAATACATGAGTTGTGGCCCTAGAAAAGGGGACAAAACTTTGTTGTTATATACCTTGTGCAGCTAGATAGCTTCCACATTTGCACCATACTCCAAGACAAACACTGGTAAAAGTAGAATATTTACAAATCACAAAAATGAAGcgactttttttattttggccAAATGATTTTAGGGACAGTTTATATTGCCTTGATATCCACCATTGAGCTAATAATATTGAGAACTTGTTCCCTTCAATTACtcatttataacaaaagaaaatgtaaaatttGAAGTCATGAAGTAGTTAGGTCCAACAGCAAGTCCTGTACATACTCAGTTTAATGCAAACTACCAGCAAAATTTTCTATATACTAGTTATAAATATTAGAATAATAAAGTTTTAAGATAGTGATTAATATCTATGTACATCAGCACCGTTCTTGTATCATTTTGAAAACTATATCATGAATGACTAATTAATCATACTCGTacacaaaatttaatttctaaatAGATATGATAGTGTATATAACCCCACTTAAGTGTTCAATAAATTAAATCCGGGAACATTAAAATTGCAAAACAATCCGCAATAAATATCGATGTGCAGAATACCCATCTACTGGATGGCATAGATATGGGTGACTTGTCAAGTAAAGTGGTGCTCAAAACTCCTTCAAAAACTGATGTATGCGAATCCCAGACTCCAAAGGAGGTGATCCGTGTTCACAGAATCAAAAGGCCAAGTTTCCATCACGGCAGCACTTTGCAAACATAAGTATGGTTTTGTAATAACTACTTGAGGTTGGCAAACCTAATCTAAAACAAGCATAAAAAGAACACATTCAAgtcaaaatcaaaattcaaactaATAGAACTCAACCATTACCTTAAACTACCAATTATGCAAAGATTCTATACGAATATCTCTCTATCTCTGCAGCGAATTGCAAATTGTTAATCAAATCATataaacttgaaaaaaaaaaaaaaaggttcttttCTCCTACCTCAGAGAGTCGATTTGCGCTCTCCGATTTTCTCATTCCTCCATTATCTGTGCACAGAAAATTATGAGCGATAATAGAAGGTAAAATTCAATTCCAAAGTTAACAGAGAAGTTGAAGAAAATATAAATAACGGACCGATAGGTGGGATCTGGCTGAGATCGGGTCCCGAAGAAGTTTTGCTCAATCTTTCTGCAGCTCGCTTTTGACGAATTTCTTCCAAATGCAAAATTGAACCAAATGCAAATAAGGAAGAGAGGATATTCCGAATCCATATATCAAAAGTTTAATAACGAATAGAGAATCAAAAAAGTTGACGGCGAAGAGGTCGGTACCGTTCGGCGGCCTAGAGATGCGTGCCGAGAATCCATGGCAGAGCGAAGGTGAGGCTAAGGATCCTCCTTACAGCCTCTGCACGGCGTTTCCggctttctgtttttcttttgtttcaattCCAGACTATAGAGAGAGTTACAAGTTTTAACGGTCAGCAAGGCCCAAATGAATAACAGCAAAGTGGTCGACACTCCTCACCACTTTGCCTTCCCTTCGCCCCACGCGTCCAGGCCTGGTCGCACCTCCTCCAGCCACGCCTCGAAGCATTGCCTTTGCGAGAGAgatttcatcaatttcaatctgcAGTAAGAAAAATCATGAGAAAAATGTAAGAAACCAGACAAACCCCAAAATCAGAAGAACCCTAAATGCCCAAATTAAAAAAACCATTGTTTTTGGGAGAGCAGCCTTCTGGGGATTGGATCTGAACGGAGGGTTGAgccggaagaggaagaggcggaGTTTGGGGCATGTTGGTTTTTGATTGAGAGTGATTGCGGTGGCTGTTGGGGAGGTTGCGGGGTTTGGGGAAGGAAatgagagagatggagaggaaGACGGGGTTTTGCTGAAGGACAGAGAGTTTTAGACAGAATTTGTAGGAATGAAAAAAACACGAAGGGTTTATGTTATGCCAAAAGAGacctaaaacaaaaaaagtcaaactcaccttattcagacaacacttatatgttgtctgaatatcacCCTATTAATTAGTCAACTATAAGGTTTGGGCGCTTAAGAGGGAAAAGACTCAACTTGTTGGAGGGAAATCTAAAATTTCTGCTAGGTTTTTTCCCATCTTTTCAAACAACATataagtgttgtctgaatgcttaccatttatccaaatttgagatatgaaatcaccaccttctacaactacacaaatgtgttatctgaatgctcaccatttttccaaattaaaccagtatgattttagtgtatattcagacgacagaaaagaaaattatgtcgtctgaaaaactcagacgacataaaacaaaacttatgttgtctgatgcgtgtcgtctgaaggcctttttggcatagtgatatGTCATTATTACATTTCAGCCATGTTGTGTCTTGGTCGCGATAGGCGATACTGGGTTTGCGAGAAGGGTGTTGTAGTGATAGCCACTTAGCGTTCATGTGACGTAAAAGAGTATGAAAATGTGGTGGTGACAATAAAGATGTTTCATTGATTGTTGCGCAAGGGCAGGTGCGATATACATTGGATAATTTAATTGAAGGAAACAAAATCTTGGTGATGGTGCGAATGATGTTGGCATGGGACTTGGTGATAGCGAGGTAGTGCTCATGGGGCCTGGGTGTGTTCATCCTTACATGGGGTAGTAGCGGAGGTGCTGAGCATTCCATGTGTGTGGTAGTATGTTACCGTCGCTTCCTCTCAGGTAGAAGGTAGCGGGCCCAACGGTTCTATGATCTCCTACTGTCCTTCCCATGTGACCTTTAACTCCGTTGGAGTTGGCATTTTTTCCTTCATCGCCCAATCCTCAACAGAGAGTGGGCGAGGCATTATCTTGGAATCGTAGTCTCGGTCGATACGCTACTTGTTGTTGATGTTGCGAAGGTGTGCTCGTTCTTGGCGTTCTTCCAGGAAGTCGGAATTGAGATTCAAACCTTGCGAGTTGGTGAGTGGGTCGAAACATGCCACCCTATCGCTTTGAATTTCCTGTTCAACAGGGATAACCGCCTCAGTACCTAAACGACATACAGAAAGGGGACTCGCCATTGCCCTTAGCTGGTACGTTGCTCCAGCATTTTTCAGTTCAAATGGCATCACCTTATAGTAGTATAAACCCTTGTAAGTGGTAAAAGACGTGTGCTCTTGATTGGAGGGTTCCATGGCGATTTGGTTGTATCTGGAGAAGGCATCCATGAAGCTTAGAAGCTTGTGTTCGGCAGTGGAATCAACGATTTGGTCAATTCTCGGCAGAGgaaatgtaataccccgaaaaatccaaattaaattccgtggattttttagaaatgatttcacgatagtgggagcgagtacgaggctcggagaagttgtggaattagttcgaacgattaattttcgaaaacgaacgttatttaggggctcgcgaaagttgactttttatacgttcaaaatttgggaaaacttccttcatgaaagttgtagagcttgtcgatacgatcttgtgcatatgtggaacgcaatattcggagttcgtatgaatacgttatgaatatttgaaaattgagatttttctataaatagtcaAAAAATCCAAATTCTGTCATTAAGGACAGAAAAATTGGTTTTTTGCGGAACAGccccggttctctctctctctcgctcgaaaACCCTTCCCAGGCCGGCCGACccgctgacccgacccggccccatctctctcctccggcgttctccggccacgacccggcacTCACTATGATCGCCGCAAGCTGCCCAGCTGCCTGGTGCCCTCCGCTTGCCCCGCCGTCGTCGccaaagctggatcgaaggagCCCAGCCGTGCGAAACCGACCCGATCGGAGAACCAGTTTTCCGGCGTctcctcggccgatccttcctattttcgtgatctcctcctccccctgatcatcctcatatcctccttgcacgacgattttgagtgtagagtgAAGGATCACGAATTGAAaattcgacgtccctgattcaatctggaaatctgatcagacggcccagattaatccaacttccaagcatgatctaggacgatctaggccgaaccagacttagctccaggtatgaaagttgttcacccttttattttgaagaagtttgtagttgacgacttttgcatcggaggtggttgacccggcgttgacTGCCGCCGTTGACCACCGGTTGACCAgtagcttgtggcggcgcgtggtggcgcgtccagccatattttgatgttttgttttcagtttattcatctacgcatcgatacggtcgtttggatatattataaggtcattttggagaaagttgatgcatgctagggtttcggtttttatgcattactttcggtttacgatctgcgaagatctgaccgtcggttttgcttcaaattttaatatgttgatcgtatgactgtcccgatgactttgtgtggtcacgggcgaagatccgaccgttggatcttcgtataattgagaaatggtcaTTCGGaaagcgattcgtgagaatccgaccgtcagattttcgtataattttgtggagatgtttgtaaggacgattcaggaagatctgaccgttggatcttcgtgataattttggaggatgatcctgagggcgatccgtgaggatccgaccgttggatcatcgtataatttcgatccgaccgttggatcatcattaaattagaatctgaccgttggattgtcgtttgagtatgtttttgagttgttggctaagttaaggtcatgtttgattaggtgattgacggtctcccttgggtgagcggtttcggtgtgtat encodes the following:
- the LOC133744711 gene encoding V-type proton ATPase subunit a1-like; translated protein: MPSSRWLNADKSPFQLTFVNQVKRCAEMSRKLRFFKDQISKAGLLGSIRPVSQPDIELEELEFQLGEHEHELIEMNSNSERLRQSYNELLEFKMVLQKGF